The following coding sequences are from one Desulfosporosinus orientis DSM 765 window:
- the glgB gene encoding 1,4-alpha-glucan branching protein GlgB — MSKYHWLTLEEVYLFNRGELYHSYLRMGAHRIGGHGIQGTHFAVWVPDALKVFLVGEWNHWRSDRDFMLEEIGSSGIWTLFVPENLEGQLYKYEIHTKKGQVFLKADPFAFCSELRPATASRVWTLAGFSWQDQEWLERRKTTDIRKAPLLIYEVHPGSWRKRADGSYYQWPDLGRELISYVVQMGYTHIELMPIMEHPFDGSWGYQATGYYACTSRFGSPQGFMAFVNQCHRAGIGVILDWVPGHFCKDAHGLGRFNGDFLYERDENQQWGTYNFNFEKTEVWSFLISNAVFWLEEFHVDGLRVDGVSNMLYAGHERANRKSQANRDGGRENREAVSFMKKLNEVIHRYFPDVLMIAEESTDWPHVTSGREEEGPGCQRGLGYDFKWNMGWMNDTLRYVSSDFSQRSEFHNLLTFSMTYAYSEQFILPLSHDEVVHGKKSLINRLPGDYGQKFAGLRCLYGYWLSHPGKKLLFMGGELAQFIEWNEERPLDWFLLDYEMHRRLQEYVCDLNHLYRKEKAFWQNDQDWSGFAWIDVHNWQQSILVFSRRGSQPQDELVILCNFQPQSYENFRIGVPRPGVYEELLNSDQEKYGGENYLNQGLLRAENKPWHGQKNSLVIHVPSLAIVILKPILNTKVLEE; from the coding sequence ATGAGCAAGTATCACTGGCTAACCCTTGAAGAAGTTTACCTTTTTAACCGTGGAGAATTATACCACAGCTATTTAAGGATGGGGGCTCATAGAATAGGAGGTCACGGAATTCAGGGTACCCATTTTGCGGTTTGGGTCCCGGATGCTCTTAAGGTTTTTCTGGTGGGGGAATGGAATCACTGGCGTTCAGACAGGGATTTCATGCTTGAAGAGATAGGGAGCAGCGGGATATGGACCCTTTTTGTACCTGAAAATTTAGAAGGGCAATTATATAAATACGAAATCCATACCAAGAAGGGGCAAGTGTTCCTGAAAGCAGACCCCTTTGCCTTTTGTTCGGAATTAAGGCCGGCCACAGCTTCAAGGGTTTGGACCCTGGCGGGTTTTTCCTGGCAGGATCAGGAGTGGCTGGAGAGACGAAAAACAACGGACATCAGGAAAGCTCCTCTTTTAATCTATGAGGTTCATCCTGGCTCATGGCGAAAAAGAGCGGACGGGAGCTATTATCAATGGCCGGATTTGGGGAGAGAGCTCATCAGCTATGTAGTGCAAATGGGGTATACCCATATTGAATTAATGCCCATTATGGAGCACCCTTTCGATGGTTCCTGGGGGTACCAGGCAACGGGGTATTATGCCTGTACCAGCCGCTTCGGCAGTCCTCAGGGATTTATGGCTTTTGTCAATCAGTGTCATCGAGCCGGCATTGGCGTAATTTTAGACTGGGTGCCGGGGCATTTTTGCAAAGACGCTCATGGACTGGGGAGATTCAACGGTGACTTTCTCTATGAAAGGGATGAAAACCAACAGTGGGGCACTTATAACTTTAACTTCGAGAAAACCGAGGTTTGGAGCTTTCTCATCTCTAATGCCGTCTTCTGGTTGGAAGAATTCCACGTGGACGGGCTGCGGGTGGACGGAGTAAGCAATATGCTTTATGCCGGTCATGAACGAGCTAATCGCAAGTCCCAGGCCAATAGGGATGGAGGCAGAGAAAATCGCGAAGCCGTATCCTTTATGAAGAAATTAAATGAAGTAATCCACCGGTATTTTCCCGATGTTCTGATGATTGCCGAGGAATCTACGGATTGGCCCCATGTAACATCCGGCCGGGAGGAGGAAGGCCCGGGGTGTCAAAGGGGGCTGGGCTATGATTTCAAGTGGAACATGGGCTGGATGAACGATACCCTGCGCTATGTCAGCTCGGATTTTTCCCAGCGGAGCGAGTTTCATAACCTGCTGACCTTTTCCATGACCTATGCTTACTCGGAGCAGTTTATCCTGCCTTTGTCTCATGACGAGGTGGTTCATGGCAAAAAGTCCTTAATTAATCGCCTGCCGGGGGACTATGGGCAAAAATTTGCCGGTTTAAGGTGCCTCTACGGCTATTGGCTGAGCCATCCCGGCAAGAAACTCCTCTTTATGGGTGGTGAGCTGGCTCAGTTCATCGAGTGGAATGAAGAGCGCCCCCTGGATTGGTTCTTGCTGGACTATGAAATGCACCGTCGGCTGCAAGAATATGTGTGTGATCTGAACCACCTGTATCGAAAGGAAAAGGCCTTTTGGCAAAATGATCAGGACTGGTCGGGCTTTGCCTGGATTGACGTCCATAATTGGCAGCAAAGTATTCTGGTTTTCTCCCGCCGGGGCAGTCAGCCCCAGGATGAACTGGTTATCCTCTGTAATTTTCAGCCGCAAAGCTATGAGAATTTCCGCATTGGGGTACCCCGCCCAGGGGTGTACGAAGAACTACTGAACTCTGATCAGGAAAAATACGGCGGGGAGAATTATCTCAACCAGGGTTTGCTCAGGGCGGAAAACAAACCCTGGCATGGCCAAAAAAATTCCCTGGTTATTCATGTTCCTTCATTAGCAATAGTTATATTAAAGCCGATTTTGAATACTAAAGTATTGGAGGAATAA
- a CDS encoding glycogen/starch/alpha-glucan phosphorylase has product MFMDTEAFKEAYLKKLIEGEGITADEATTWDKFVALVMLLKDKISYYRAVNKNSWSPGKQVYYFSMEFLIGKLLYNYLVNFKIEKIVKEGLFELGINLEELLEQEVDPGLGNGGLGRLAACFLDSLAFLGIDGHGNGIRYRYGLFEQKIVAGNQVEAADNWLKNGYPWETRKAHKAVTVKFKGRVRSEIQEGRLVFIHEDYEPVLAVPYDVPVISYDNPRYINNLRLWSAETVASELDLASFNRGEFKQATGFKSEVEAISYILYPDDSSRAGRELRLKQEYFFVAAGLGTIVRSYKKRYGRRAFPDFPRRVAVHINDTHPVLCIPELMRILIDEEGLGWDEAWNITVNTMSFTNHTVMPEAMEKWPVDMLKNLLPRIFMIIEEIDCRFKEDLKARFMDDEEVIQNTHIFKDGYVWMTNLAIIGSSSVNGVAHLHTKILKGDVFKDFYRVFGYKFNNKTNGVNHRRFLLAANPGLARLITEAIGPNWQEDAGELKKLHVLKEDPGFLECLGKVKYDNKCRLAASLQKKYGLILDPSSIFDVQVKRIHAYKRQLLNVLKIMHLYNLALRDPESLTGSQTFIFGGKAAPGYHYAKTVIKLIHCLSKKIAQNPAISSKLKVIFIENFNVSQGELIYPAADISEQISTAGKEASGTGNMKFMLNGALTLGTLDGANVEIREAVGEENIFIFGLTAEEALTYTHSGGYKPWDEYHSNPDLKICVDHLKGSFFEDAGEEFRMLYDSLMIYHDEFFILKDFPAYLAKYGEMQELYGHPQEWNKISLLNIANSGFFSSDRTIREYADWIWKVHYRTTHSKTII; this is encoded by the coding sequence ATGTTTATGGATACAGAAGCTTTTAAGGAGGCCTATCTGAAAAAATTAATTGAGGGTGAAGGAATTACTGCCGACGAAGCGACTACCTGGGATAAATTCGTGGCTTTAGTGATGCTGCTCAAAGATAAAATAAGTTATTACCGGGCTGTTAACAAGAATTCCTGGTCCCCGGGAAAACAAGTCTACTATTTTTCCATGGAGTTTTTAATCGGCAAGCTTTTATACAATTATTTAGTGAATTTTAAGATTGAAAAAATCGTTAAAGAAGGCCTTTTTGAGTTAGGCATAAACCTGGAAGAGCTCCTGGAACAAGAAGTAGATCCCGGGCTGGGCAATGGAGGGCTAGGCCGGCTGGCCGCTTGCTTTCTGGATTCCCTGGCCTTTCTCGGCATTGACGGGCACGGCAATGGGATCCGCTACCGGTACGGGCTCTTTGAACAGAAGATTGTGGCCGGGAATCAAGTTGAGGCAGCGGACAACTGGCTGAAAAACGGCTACCCCTGGGAAACACGTAAGGCCCACAAGGCAGTGACAGTGAAGTTTAAAGGCAGGGTCAGAAGCGAAATCCAGGAGGGACGGCTTGTTTTTATCCATGAAGATTATGAGCCGGTCTTAGCCGTTCCCTACGATGTCCCGGTTATCAGCTATGACAATCCCAGGTATATCAACAATTTAAGGCTCTGGAGCGCAGAGACCGTAGCCAGTGAACTGGATTTGGCCAGTTTTAACCGGGGTGAGTTTAAACAGGCTACCGGCTTTAAGTCGGAAGTGGAAGCCATTTCCTATATCCTCTATCCCGATGACAGCAGCCGGGCGGGACGGGAGCTGAGATTGAAGCAAGAATACTTTTTTGTGGCTGCAGGCTTGGGAACCATTGTCAGAAGCTATAAGAAACGCTATGGCCGGCGTGCCTTTCCCGATTTTCCCAGGCGGGTAGCCGTTCATATTAATGATACTCATCCCGTGCTCTGCATCCCGGAACTCATGCGCATTTTAATAGACGAGGAAGGCTTGGGCTGGGATGAGGCCTGGAATATCACCGTCAATACCATGTCTTTTACTAATCATACGGTGATGCCTGAAGCCATGGAAAAATGGCCTGTGGATATGCTCAAAAATCTTCTGCCCAGGATCTTTATGATTATTGAGGAAATTGACTGCAGGTTCAAAGAGGATTTGAAGGCTCGCTTCATGGATGATGAAGAGGTGATTCAAAACACCCATATCTTCAAAGACGGCTATGTGTGGATGACTAACCTGGCCATTATCGGCAGTTCATCCGTCAACGGAGTGGCCCATCTCCATACCAAAATTCTTAAGGGTGATGTGTTTAAAGATTTTTACCGGGTCTTCGGCTATAAATTCAATAATAAAACCAATGGCGTCAACCACAGGCGCTTTCTCCTGGCAGCCAACCCGGGTTTAGCCCGGCTTATCACTGAGGCCATCGGGCCTAACTGGCAGGAAGATGCGGGAGAGCTAAAAAAGCTTCATGTGTTGAAGGAAGATCCCGGTTTTTTAGAATGCCTGGGGAAAGTGAAGTATGACAACAAATGCCGTTTAGCGGCAAGTCTGCAGAAAAAATACGGCCTGATCCTGGACCCCTCTTCCATTTTTGATGTTCAGGTTAAGCGGATTCACGCCTACAAGCGGCAGCTGCTGAATGTCTTAAAGATTATGCACTTATACAACCTCGCTTTAAGGGACCCGGAGAGCTTAACCGGCTCCCAGACCTTTATTTTCGGCGGCAAAGCCGCACCGGGCTATCATTATGCCAAAACCGTCATTAAACTGATTCATTGCTTAAGTAAAAAGATTGCCCAAAATCCGGCCATCAGCTCCAAACTGAAAGTGATTTTTATAGAAAATTTTAACGTTTCTCAAGGGGAATTAATCTATCCCGCCGCTGATATCAGCGAGCAAATCTCCACCGCCGGCAAAGAAGCTTCGGGAACGGGAAACATGAAGTTTATGCTGAACGGTGCTCTGACCTTAGGAACCTTGGACGGGGCCAACGTGGAAATCCGGGAGGCAGTGGGGGAGGAGAATATTTTCATCTTTGGGCTGACGGCGGAAGAAGCATTGACCTACACCCATTCCGGCGGCTATAAGCCTTGGGATGAATATCACAGCAACCCGGATCTGAAAATTTGCGTGGATCATTTGAAGGGCAGTTTTTTTGAGGATGCCGGGGAAGAATTCCGGATGTTATACGATTCCCTGATGATCTATCATGATGAATTCTTTATTTTGAAAGATTTTCCGGCTTACCTGGCAAAGTACGGAGAGATGCAAGAGCTCTACGGTCACCCTCAGGAGTGGAACAAAATCTCCCTCCTTAATATCGCCAACTCAGGCTTTTTTTCCAGCGACCGGACGATTCGAGAGTATGCCGACTGGATATGGAAGGTTCATTATCGAACCACACACAGCAAAACCATCATTTAA
- a CDS encoding glucose-1-phosphate adenylyltransferase: protein MKKQECIAMLLAGGQGSRLGGLTRNRAKPAVSFCGKYRIIDFTLSNCANSNINTVGVLIQYKPFLLNSYIGLGSAWDLDNPFGGVHILPPFLGESEGSWYKGTANAVYQNYEFIEYYAPEYVIILSGDHVYQMDYTQMLKFHKEKGAEITLAAIEVPWEEASRFGILTVDNNARITKFTEKPGHPDSNLASMGVYIFNTSALKQALIEDTNDTSSQNDFGKNIIPQQMKEGKRVFAYRFSGYWRDVGTIESYYQANMESLQEGHFLRIFDPHYKILSNEDILPPHFMGSQADIQNSLICNGCSVQGRVRHSILAPGVYVGEGAEIEDSIILPYAKIHNGSRIKGAIIGESAEIMGQCVIGAERQAAPGQHGITVIEDYHLMGPGTVVESGKHIYRNRTS, encoded by the coding sequence ATGAAAAAACAGGAATGCATTGCTATGCTTTTGGCAGGTGGACAAGGAAGCAGGCTGGGCGGCCTAACCCGCAATCGCGCTAAACCGGCGGTATCATTCTGCGGCAAATATCGGATTATCGATTTCACCCTAAGCAATTGTGCCAATTCCAACATCAATACCGTTGGTGTCTTAATTCAATATAAGCCCTTTCTGCTTAATTCTTATATCGGTTTGGGGTCGGCCTGGGATTTGGATAATCCTTTTGGCGGGGTGCATATTTTGCCGCCCTTTCTGGGGGAGAGTGAAGGAAGCTGGTATAAAGGAACGGCGAATGCAGTTTACCAGAATTACGAGTTTATCGAATACTACGCTCCTGAGTATGTGATCATCCTTTCCGGCGACCATGTCTATCAAATGGACTATACCCAGATGTTAAAGTTTCATAAAGAAAAAGGCGCTGAAATAACCTTGGCAGCCATTGAAGTGCCCTGGGAAGAAGCATCGAGATTTGGGATTCTCACTGTTGATAATAATGCCCGGATAACCAAATTCACGGAAAAGCCCGGGCATCCGGACAGCAATCTGGCCTCCATGGGGGTTTATATCTTTAACACTTCTGCTTTAAAGCAAGCCTTAATCGAGGATACGAACGATACGTCTTCCCAAAATGACTTCGGCAAAAATATTATTCCCCAGCAGATGAAGGAGGGAAAGCGGGTTTTTGCCTACCGGTTCAGCGGCTATTGGCGGGATGTGGGGACTATTGAAAGTTACTACCAGGCCAATATGGAATCCTTACAAGAAGGGCATTTCCTGCGCATCTTTGATCCCCACTATAAGATTCTTTCCAATGAAGATATTCTGCCCCCCCACTTTATGGGTTCTCAGGCAGACATTCAAAACAGCTTGATTTGCAATGGCTGTAGTGTCCAGGGCAGAGTGAGGCATTCCATCCTGGCCCCGGGGGTTTATGTAGGAGAAGGAGCAGAGATCGAGGATTCCATTATTTTGCCTTACGCCAAAATTCACAATGGCAGCAGAATTAAAGGGGCCATTATCGGCGAAAGTGCAGAAATAATGGGCCAATGTGTGATTGGGGCTGAAAGACAGGCAGCGCCGGGCCAGCATGGGATAACGGTAATCGAGGACTATCATTTGATGGGGCCGGGAACCGTTGTTGAGTCCGGCAAGCATATTTATCGAAACCGGACGAGTTGA
- the glgD gene encoding glucose-1-phosphate adenylyltransferase subunit GlgD: MSNAIGIIFANSGSDNLQGLAAERPVAAVPFGGRYRILDFALSSMVNSGIRTIGLVTPHQYRPLLDHLGAGKDWFLERKDGGLFILPGVMHGLAGSNHLFCIKDLENNCEFLEKEYVKNVVISSGDKIYNLNFKETLEFHNEKQADITLLYKTNPYPGCCLKNKLVLRLGEEQRLAAISDFYLPEEDDGEIPEFAGILVIRRELLLEMIQRYSSGGCIDLMAIITMNLGSLKVFAKETNSLIGTICTIKDYFERSMDLLQSSVREQLWLGVDRTHTKIVDNPPTKYAEQAQVRNSLIASGCIIAGEVINSIVFRGVVLEEGCRVQNSILMPQCHIHANAQTNYAILDKSVRVHRDNSLQGSKSHPLVVLKKTVI; this comes from the coding sequence ATGTCCAATGCCATTGGAATTATCTTTGCGAATAGCGGCTCGGATAATTTGCAGGGACTGGCGGCAGAAAGACCTGTGGCTGCCGTGCCCTTTGGAGGGAGGTACCGGATTCTTGATTTTGCCCTTTCCAGCATGGTCAATTCAGGAATTCGAACCATCGGCTTAGTAACCCCTCATCAATACCGGCCCTTGCTGGATCATTTGGGTGCTGGCAAAGACTGGTTTCTTGAACGAAAAGACGGCGGCTTATTCATCCTGCCCGGAGTCATGCATGGCTTAGCAGGAAGCAATCATCTCTTCTGCATTAAGGATTTAGAAAATAATTGTGAGTTCCTGGAGAAGGAATACGTCAAAAATGTCGTCATAAGTAGCGGGGATAAAATTTATAATCTTAATTTTAAAGAGACCTTGGAATTCCATAATGAAAAGCAAGCGGATATAACCTTGCTTTACAAGACCAATCCTTATCCCGGCTGCTGTCTTAAGAACAAGCTGGTTCTGAGGCTGGGTGAGGAGCAAAGACTGGCCGCCATTTCAGACTTCTATTTACCGGAGGAGGACGATGGGGAAATCCCTGAATTTGCCGGTATTCTAGTGATTCGCCGGGAGCTTTTACTAGAGATGATTCAGCGCTACAGTTCCGGAGGCTGTATTGATTTAATGGCTATCATTACCATGAACCTGGGTAGCCTTAAGGTCTTTGCCAAGGAAACCAATTCCTTAATAGGAACCATCTGCACCATTAAGGATTATTTTGAGCGTTCCATGGATCTTCTCCAGTCATCTGTCCGGGAACAGCTCTGGCTGGGGGTTGACCGTACTCATACGAAAATCGTGGATAACCCGCCCACAAAATACGCTGAACAGGCCCAGGTCAGAAACTCCTTAATAGCCAGCGGCTGCATCATTGCCGGGGAAGTTATCAACTCTATCGTCTTTCGCGGGGTAGTGCTGGAAGAAGGCTGCAGGGTTCAAAACAGCATTCTGATGCCCCAATGTCATATCCATGCCAATGCTCAAACCAACTATGCCATTCTTGATAAATCTGTCCGGGTTCACAGGGATAATAGTTTACAAGGAAGCAAGAGCCATCCTTTGGTTGTCCTCAAAAAGACGGTGATCTAA
- the glgA gene encoding glycogen synthase GlgA, whose amino-acid sequence MKLVFVTAEACPFAKTGGLGEVAGSLPAYLHQQGVDVRVIMPKYGTIPQELQREFKLLAQFDVSVAWRKQYCGLFEEIYHGVPYYFIDNEYYFDRPNVYGEYDDAERFAFFSRAALESLIHIPGFKPDILHCHDWHTALIPLMLKEFYSRGPLYYPIKTVFTIHNLKYQGIFPKEVLSDVVGLGMEYYQENGLEYHGSVNFMKGGLLYADQITTVSPTYAQEIQDPYFGEGMDGLLRKKRDQLCGILNGIDYRIYDPWRDPLLMNSEQREGLTKEICKRHLQRRMGLPEDPEKGLLGMVSRLVDQKGFDLLAHVMEQLLELDLEMVILGTGDQRYEEMLESFAAEYPDKLAVRLEFSEVLAHQIYAGTDMFLMPSKFEPCGIAQMIAMRYGSVPIVRETGGLKDTVVPYNKYTGTGNGFSFANYNAHELLFTVQRALEIYKNNKPVWAGIRQEAMNRDFSWNRSAGEYMGIYRRLLEVD is encoded by the coding sequence ATGAAACTGGTTTTTGTGACTGCGGAAGCATGTCCTTTTGCTAAAACAGGCGGGTTAGGGGAAGTTGCGGGCTCCCTGCCGGCTTACCTGCATCAACAGGGGGTGGACGTCAGGGTGATCATGCCCAAGTATGGCACCATCCCCCAGGAGCTGCAAAGAGAGTTTAAGCTTTTGGCCCAATTTGATGTTTCCGTTGCCTGGCGGAAACAGTACTGCGGCTTATTTGAAGAGATTTATCATGGGGTTCCTTATTATTTTATCGACAATGAGTACTATTTTGACCGGCCCAATGTGTATGGAGAATACGATGATGCGGAGAGGTTTGCCTTTTTTTCCCGGGCGGCTCTGGAAAGCCTGATTCATATCCCGGGCTTCAAGCCGGATATTCTGCACTGCCATGATTGGCATACCGCCCTAATTCCTTTGATGCTGAAAGAATTTTATTCCCGAGGACCGTTATACTATCCTATTAAGACGGTTTTTACCATACATAACCTGAAATACCAGGGGATCTTCCCCAAGGAAGTCTTAAGTGATGTGGTGGGACTGGGGATGGAGTATTATCAGGAAAACGGCTTGGAATATCACGGCTCGGTGAATTTTATGAAAGGCGGGCTGCTTTACGCCGATCAGATCACGACGGTGAGTCCCACCTATGCTCAGGAAATCCAGGACCCTTATTTCGGAGAAGGCATGGACGGCTTGTTAAGGAAAAAACGGGACCAACTCTGCGGAATACTCAACGGCATTGATTATAGGATTTATGATCCCTGGCGTGATCCTTTGCTGATGAATTCAGAGCAGAGGGAAGGGCTGACAAAAGAAATATGCAAAAGACATTTGCAAAGGAGGATGGGACTTCCTGAGGACCCTGAGAAAGGGTTGCTGGGCATGGTCAGCCGGCTGGTGGATCAGAAAGGCTTTGACCTCTTGGCTCACGTTATGGAACAACTCTTGGAATTAGACCTGGAGATGGTGATCCTCGGCACCGGGGATCAACGCTATGAGGAAATGCTGGAATCATTCGCTGCTGAATACCCGGATAAACTGGCGGTAAGGCTGGAGTTTTCCGAAGTTCTGGCCCATCAGATCTATGCTGGGACGGATATGTTTTTGATGCCTTCCAAATTTGAGCCCTGCGGTATCGCCCAGATGATTGCCATGCGCTATGGTTCTGTGCCTATCGTCCGGGAGACGGGGGGCCTGAAAGATACGGTGGTTCCCTATAATAAGTATACCGGGACTGGGAACGGTTTTAGTTTTGCTAATTATAATGCTCATGAGCTGCTGTTTACGGTTCAGCGGGCGTTGGAGATTTATAAAAATAATAAGCCGGTATGGGCAGGAATTCGGCAAGAGGCGATGAATAGAGATTTTAGTTGGAATCGGTCGGCGGGGGAGTATATGGGGATTTATCGGAGGCTGCTGGAGGTTGATTAA